The Littorina saxatilis isolate snail1 linkage group LG13, US_GU_Lsax_2.0, whole genome shotgun sequence genome contains a region encoding:
- the LOC138945529 gene encoding uncharacterized protein isoform X3 — protein MTTVAIPVTVQPTASRTDSDDCTTTTLRLKIASRRDLREFLRAIQPEFLRVVDPRQSGLLDILYAADLLTETDNESMSGKDVNIRKDQARKLWFVLNKLAVDDFLAEVGPVLLKMFPHIIPESYLTQEVDGAHDRRDVHKDCLRHDIMSRIRAPTMADMLYCHDCLNFEDYEDIASEEYDDGIVWGKMFDSITGHSDDMTKQIVEALQALLERYKVQVSCSLTELVSRGVPCMCGRANFVLPASPAFKLRKSTASTTLHSSHERTSLASCI, from the exons ATGACAACAGTGGCGATTCCTGTCACAGTGCAACCCACTGCCAGCCGTACAGACTCGGACGATTGCACAACCACAACATTGCGACTAAAGATAG CATCCCGCCGAGATCTTCGTGAGTTCCTGAGAGCCATCCAGCCAGAGTTCTTACGggtggttgaccctcgtcagtCCGGGCTGCTGGACATTCTGTACGCTGCTGACCTGCTGACCGAGACCGACAATGAGTCCATGTCCGGCAAGGATGTCAACATCCGGAAAGACCAG GCTCGCAAGCTGTGGTTTGTTCTAAACAAACTGGCCGTGGATGATTTCTTGGCTGAAGTTGGGCCTGTGCTGTTGAAGATGTTTCCCCACATCATTCCGGAGAGTTATCTGACACAGGAAGTAGATGGGGCGCATGACCGGAGGGATGTACACAAAGACTGCTTACGTCACGACATCATGAGCAGGATCCGGGCACCCACAATGGCGGACATGCTCTACTGCCACGATTGCCTCAATTTTGAAGATTATGA GGACATTGCTTCAGAAGAGTATGACGATGGCATCGTGTGGGGAAAAATGTTTGACTCCATCACCGGTCACTCCGACGATATGACCAAGCAGATAGTTGAAGCTCTCCAGGCTCTGCTTGAAAGATACAAGGTGCAAGTATCTTGCTCACTCACCGAGCTTGTGTCACGTGGAGTTCCGTGCATGTGTGGCAGAGCGAACTTTGTTCTTCCTGCGTCACCGGCTTTCAAACTTCGAAAG
- the LOC138945529 gene encoding uncharacterized protein isoform X2, producing the protein MSGKDVNIRKDQARKLWFVLNKLAVDDFLAEVGPVLLKMFPHIIPESYLTQEVDGAHDRRDVHKDCLRHDIMSRIRAPTMADMLYCHDCLNFEDYEDIASEEYDDGIVWGKMFDSITGHSDDMTKQIVEALQALLERYKVQVSCSLTELVSRGVPCMCGRANFVLPASPAFKLRKVGSWVKKSPFQQTPRSSGSSVTRVDLRSYSGGTSFRDNDSRSLSSDGTVVPDYITRFPVRSQYIAAKLDTLSEADAESKSCLKHTDDTVSVTLEESEIPPKSAALGSAPVLMSVVTMTDRDPGQGLSKAERDGQPSEGSNRSFCSGLECSDQKPSTALSDTKNNSFIVRFWLKILCTFVVLFLLGLIVLLAVVLPMPPGFPLSTILESLHISINILWKDLKLLHTHAQETDMAMNEIVRVLNRLIRKR; encoded by the exons ATGTCCGGCAAGGATGTCAACATCCGGAAAGACCAG GCTCGCAAGCTGTGGTTTGTTCTAAACAAACTGGCCGTGGATGATTTCTTGGCTGAAGTTGGGCCTGTGCTGTTGAAGATGTTTCCCCACATCATTCCGGAGAGTTATCTGACACAGGAAGTAGATGGGGCGCATGACCGGAGGGATGTACACAAAGACTGCTTACGTCACGACATCATGAGCAGGATCCGGGCACCCACAATGGCGGACATGCTCTACTGCCACGATTGCCTCAATTTTGAAGATTATGA GGACATTGCTTCAGAAGAGTATGACGATGGCATCGTGTGGGGAAAAATGTTTGACTCCATCACCGGTCACTCCGACGATATGACCAAGCAGATAGTTGAAGCTCTCCAGGCTCTGCTTGAAAGATACAAGGTGCAAGTATCTTGCTCACTCACCGAGCTTGTGTCACGTGGAGTTCCGTGCATGTGTGGCAGAGCGAACTTTGTTCTTCCTGCGTCACCGGCTTTCAAACTTCGAAAG GTTGGGTCGTGGGTGAAGAAGTCGCCGTTCCAGCAGACACCGAGGTCTTCAGGCAGTTCTGTCACCAGGGTGGACCTCAGGAGCTACAGTGGCGGCACCTCTTTCCGGGACAATGATTCCCGTTCACTCAGTAGTGACGGCACTGTGGTTCCGGATTACATTACCAGATTTCCTGTACGCTCACAATATATTGCAGCTAAGCTTGATACTCTGTCGGAGGCGGATGCAGAAAGTAAATCATGCCTGAAGCATACCGATGATACGGTGAGCGTAACGCTTGAAGAATCTGAAATACCGCCCAAGTCGGCCGCTCTGGGAAGTGCACCAGTATTGATGTCTGTTGTTACAATGACAGACAGGGATCCTGGCCAGGGGTTATCTAAAGCCGAAAGGGACGGACAACCTTCGGAGGGCAGCAACAGAAGTTTTTGTTCTGGTCTGGAATGTTCAGACCAAAAACCGAGTACCGCGTTGTCCGACACCAAGAACAACAGTTTTATTGTACGATTCTGGCTGAAAATTTTGTGTACATTCGTGGTTCTTTTTCTACTGGGACTTATAGTCTTACTTGCTGTTGTGTTGCCCATGCCACCCGGGTTTCCTCTGTCTACTATTTTGGAATCCTTGCATATTTCTATTAACATACTCTGGAAAGATCTGAAACTCTTGCACACACATGCTCAAGAAACCGACATGGCGATGAACGAAATCGTTCGCGTTTTGAATAGGCTGATTAGGAAACGTTGA
- the LOC138945530 gene encoding uncharacterized protein: MTTVRTPVQRLPTDVTDRQREATCTSTAAWRLKIESRQELREFLRAIQPEFLRVVDPRESGLLDILCAADLLTETDNESMSGKDVNIRKDQARKLWIRLNKMAVGDFLAEVGPAMLKVFPHIIPEMYLTQEVEGGRDRKGVPKGCLRHDIMSRIRAPTMADMLYHHGCFSFEDYEDIVSEEYDDEIVWGKMLDSITGHSDDLTKQIVEALQALLERYKVQVHCCPAELVSRCVSCTCTRGKLLLPASPALPLRKVGSWVKKSPFQQSPRSSGSSVTRVDLRSYSGGTSLGQNDSQSLSSDSNLPLNRIPKCPDPRGFQSDRNAKADDTRLQRPAHAEAFPWGTEKAMSVKIEKPETPLRSANNNGVNGNINGGLNGGAISVISQGQERALCQNIDIPCPSITISGFGSAVACMIHSHKMFICLSIVFVVMLTVTTAIFHDGVTSWLSGNSHAVDYLTIVHNATISLDKRMKALENHTHYCGC; the protein is encoded by the exons ATGACAACAGTGAGGACACCTGTGCAGCGGCTACCGACCGATGTCACAGACAGGCAGCGTGAAGCTACGTGCACTTCCACTGCAGCCTGGCGGCTGAAGATAG AATCCCGTCAAGAACTTCGTGAGTTCCTGAGAGCCATCCAGCCAGAGTTCTTACGTGTGGTTGACCCTCGTGAGTCCGGGCTGCTGGACATTCTGTGCGCTGCTGACCTGCTGACCGAGACCGACAACGAGTCTATGTCCGGCAAGGATGTCAACATCCGGAAAGACCAG GCTCGTAAGCTGTGGATCCGTCTGAACAAAATGGCTGTGGGTGATTTCTTGGCTGAAGTTGGGCCTGCGATGTTGAAGGTGTTTCCCCACATCATTCCGGAGATGTATCTGACGCAGGAAGTAGAGGGGGGACGTGACCGGAAGGGCGTACCCAAAGGGTGCTTACGTCACGACATCATGAGCAGGATCCGGGCACCCACAATGGCGGACATGCTCTACCACCATGGCTGCTTCAGTTTTGAAGATTATGA GGACATAGTCTCAGAAGAGTATGACGATGAAATCGTGTGGGGAAAAATGTTGGACTCCATCACCGGACATTCGGACGACCTGACCAAGCAGATAGTGGAAGCACTCCAAGCTCTTCTCGAAAGATACAAAGTGCAGGTGCACTGCTGTCCCGCTGAGCTCGTGTCGCGCTGTGTCTCTTGCACGTGCACCAGGGGAAAGTTGCTCCTTCCTGCCTCTCCAGCCTTGCCTCTTCGAAAG GTTGGGTCGTGGGTGAAGAAGTCGCCGTTCCAGCAGTCACCGAGGTCTTCAGGCAGTTCTGTCACCAGGGTGGACCTCAGGAGCTACAGTGGCGGCACCAGTTTGGGGCAAAATGACTCTCAGTCGCTAAGCAGCGACAGTAATTTACCCTTAAATCGTATTCCTAAGTGTCCTGACCCCAGGGGGTTCCAATCGGACCGTAATGCTAAAGCCGATGATACTCGCCTACAAAGGCCTGCACACGCTGAAGCTTTCCCTTGGGGCACGGAAAAAGCCATGAGCGTAAAGATAGAAAAACCCGAAACGCCGCTCAGATCAGCCAACAATAATGGAGTGAATGGAAATATTAACGGCGGTCTTAATGGCGGGGCGATCAGTGTCATTTCACAAGGCCAAGAAAGAGCTTTGTGTCAAAACATTGATATCCCCTGTCCTTCCATCACAATCTCTGGGTTTGGCTCAGCAGTGGCTTGTATGATTCACAGTCATaagatgtttatttgcttgAGCATTGTATTTGTGGTAATGCTTACAGTGACAACAGCCATCTTTCACGATGGTGTCACGTCGTGGCTGAGCGGGAACTCCCATGCGGTTGATTATTTGACAATTGTGCATAATGCCACAATCAGCCTTGACAAAAGAATGAAAGCACTGGAAAATCACACGCACTACTGTGGTtgctaa
- the LOC138945529 gene encoding uncharacterized protein isoform X1 gives MTTVAIPVTVQPTASRTDSDDCTTTTLRLKIASRRDLREFLRAIQPEFLRVVDPRQSGLLDILYAADLLTETDNESMSGKDVNIRKDQARKLWFVLNKLAVDDFLAEVGPVLLKMFPHIIPESYLTQEVDGAHDRRDVHKDCLRHDIMSRIRAPTMADMLYCHDCLNFEDYEDIASEEYDDGIVWGKMFDSITGHSDDMTKQIVEALQALLERYKVQVSCSLTELVSRGVPCMCGRANFVLPASPAFKLRKVGSWVKKSPFQQTPRSSGSSVTRVDLRSYSGGTSFRDNDSRSLSSDGTVVPDYITRFPVRSQYIAAKLDTLSEADAESKSCLKHTDDTVSVTLEESEIPPKSAALGSAPVLMSVVTMTDRDPGQGLSKAERDGQPSEGSNRSFCSGLECSDQKPSTALSDTKNNSFIVRFWLKILCTFVVLFLLGLIVLLAVVLPMPPGFPLSTILESLHISINILWKDLKLLHTHAQETDMAMNEIVRVLNRLIRKR, from the exons ATGACAACAGTGGCGATTCCTGTCACAGTGCAACCCACTGCCAGCCGTACAGACTCGGACGATTGCACAACCACAACATTGCGACTAAAGATAG CATCCCGCCGAGATCTTCGTGAGTTCCTGAGAGCCATCCAGCCAGAGTTCTTACGggtggttgaccctcgtcagtCCGGGCTGCTGGACATTCTGTACGCTGCTGACCTGCTGACCGAGACCGACAATGAGTCCATGTCCGGCAAGGATGTCAACATCCGGAAAGACCAG GCTCGCAAGCTGTGGTTTGTTCTAAACAAACTGGCCGTGGATGATTTCTTGGCTGAAGTTGGGCCTGTGCTGTTGAAGATGTTTCCCCACATCATTCCGGAGAGTTATCTGACACAGGAAGTAGATGGGGCGCATGACCGGAGGGATGTACACAAAGACTGCTTACGTCACGACATCATGAGCAGGATCCGGGCACCCACAATGGCGGACATGCTCTACTGCCACGATTGCCTCAATTTTGAAGATTATGA GGACATTGCTTCAGAAGAGTATGACGATGGCATCGTGTGGGGAAAAATGTTTGACTCCATCACCGGTCACTCCGACGATATGACCAAGCAGATAGTTGAAGCTCTCCAGGCTCTGCTTGAAAGATACAAGGTGCAAGTATCTTGCTCACTCACCGAGCTTGTGTCACGTGGAGTTCCGTGCATGTGTGGCAGAGCGAACTTTGTTCTTCCTGCGTCACCGGCTTTCAAACTTCGAAAG GTTGGGTCGTGGGTGAAGAAGTCGCCGTTCCAGCAGACACCGAGGTCTTCAGGCAGTTCTGTCACCAGGGTGGACCTCAGGAGCTACAGTGGCGGCACCTCTTTCCGGGACAATGATTCCCGTTCACTCAGTAGTGACGGCACTGTGGTTCCGGATTACATTACCAGATTTCCTGTACGCTCACAATATATTGCAGCTAAGCTTGATACTCTGTCGGAGGCGGATGCAGAAAGTAAATCATGCCTGAAGCATACCGATGATACGGTGAGCGTAACGCTTGAAGAATCTGAAATACCGCCCAAGTCGGCCGCTCTGGGAAGTGCACCAGTATTGATGTCTGTTGTTACAATGACAGACAGGGATCCTGGCCAGGGGTTATCTAAAGCCGAAAGGGACGGACAACCTTCGGAGGGCAGCAACAGAAGTTTTTGTTCTGGTCTGGAATGTTCAGACCAAAAACCGAGTACCGCGTTGTCCGACACCAAGAACAACAGTTTTATTGTACGATTCTGGCTGAAAATTTTGTGTACATTCGTGGTTCTTTTTCTACTGGGACTTATAGTCTTACTTGCTGTTGTGTTGCCCATGCCACCCGGGTTTCCTCTGTCTACTATTTTGGAATCCTTGCATATTTCTATTAACATACTCTGGAAAGATCTGAAACTCTTGCACACACATGCTCAAGAAACCGACATGGCGATGAACGAAATCGTTCGCGTTTTGAATAGGCTGATTAGGAAACGTTGA